One stretch of Nicotiana tabacum cultivar K326 chromosome 18, ASM71507v2, whole genome shotgun sequence DNA includes these proteins:
- the LOC142172463 gene encoding uncharacterized protein LOC142172463 yields MNLKFVAPMIKNGEKVVELDNTEVDRETTKWKHAIVLYVVGDSPSIGALDRFINAQWNFVTKPKIYFHNDRYFVVKFNSVEDRDVVLMSGPHTIRNKPIIVKAWSPNFDFDIEVLQTIPIWVKLPNLPLNCWSMDSVSRIGNGLGIPIYSDECTTKVERISYARLLVEMDVIKDMLRVIKVMDPTGKVFEQQVAYDWIPKYCHTCLQVGHVCRPAQIIPEAKQ; encoded by the coding sequence ATGAACCTCAAATTTGTTGCTCCTATgatcaaaaatggtgaaaaagtAGTTGAATTAGATAATACTGAGGTAGATCGAGAAACAACAAAATGGAAACATGCAATTGTGTTATATGTTGTTGGTGATTCTCCTTCAATAGGTGCTTTAGATCGTTTCATCAATGCGCAGTGGAATTTTGTTACCAAGCCAAAAATTTACTTTCATAATGACAGATATTTTGTGGTTAAATTCAATAGTGTGGAAGATAGGGATGTTGTGTTAATGTCAGGGCCACATACTATAAGGAATAAACCTATAATTGTCAAAGCATGGTCACCTAACTtcgattttgatatagaggtatTACAGACAATTCCTATATGGGTTAAGCTTCCAAATTTGCCACTAAACTGCTGGAGTATGGATTCAGTTAGTAGGATTGGAAATGGATTAGGAATCCCAATATATTCAGATGAATGCACGACTAAAGTAGAGAGGATTTCTTATGCAAGACTGCTAGTAGAGATGGATGTTATAAAGGACATGCTTAGAGTCATAAAAGTTATGGATCCGACGGGAAAAGTTTTTGAGCAACAAGTTGCATACGATTGGATACCTAAATACTGCCACACTTGTCTTCAAGTTGGCCATGTTTGCAGACCAGCACAGATCATACCTGAAgccaaacaataa